In Acinetobacter sp. TGL-Y2, a genomic segment contains:
- a CDS encoding Dyp-type peroxidase: MTAQSVILPLPSDHARFIVLRLKNLSLEALKDKLEELFTTRDRLITQHPHAQIKTGVAFGPELWTKLSEAPQGFSQLEPIQGSFTMPVVPADVLIHIASARSDICFALSQAFFEGIQDQVEVLDERVCFRNFDGRDLTGFIDGTENPQFKDDRAETALLGEDAGIFEDGSFVFAQRYAHDLDKWKKLKVDTQEQVMGRTKLESIELDDDVKPDNAHVARTVVEDEDGEELEILRHSLPYGDGRGDQGLFFIAYTKDLTRIDQMLVRMFGTSGDGIHDRLLHFVTALDGAYYFAPSEELLEEVL; this comes from the coding sequence ATGACAGCCCAATCTGTAATTCTGCCACTACCATCAGATCATGCTCGTTTTATCGTTTTGCGATTAAAAAATTTAAGCCTTGAAGCACTTAAAGACAAATTAGAAGAACTATTCACCACACGTGATCGTTTAATTACCCAACATCCGCATGCTCAAATTAAGACAGGGGTTGCATTTGGACCTGAGCTTTGGACAAAGCTTTCAGAAGCACCTCAAGGTTTTTCCCAGTTAGAACCGATTCAAGGTTCATTTACCATGCCTGTAGTGCCTGCAGATGTATTGATTCATATCGCTTCTGCACGTAGTGATATTTGTTTTGCTTTAAGCCAAGCTTTTTTTGAGGGCATTCAAGATCAAGTTGAAGTACTTGATGAGCGTGTCTGCTTCCGTAATTTTGATGGTCGTGACTTAACTGGTTTTATTGATGGTACTGAAAATCCACAATTTAAAGATGACCGTGCTGAAACGGCACTGTTAGGTGAGGATGCAGGTATCTTTGAAGATGGTTCTTTTGTCTTTGCTCAGCGTTATGCACATGATTTAGATAAATGGAAAAAATTAAAAGTTGATACTCAAGAGCAAGTCATGGGTCGTACCAAACTTGAAAGTATCGAACTTGATGATGACGTAAAACCCGATAATGCGCATGTAGCACGTACCGTTGTTGAAGATGAAGACGGTGAAGAACTCGAAATCTTGCGTCATTCTCTTCCTTATGGGGATGGTCGTGGTGATCAGGGTCTGTTCTTTATTGCGTATACCAAAGATTTGACTCGCATTGATCAAATGCTCGTTCGTATGTTTGGTACCAGTGGTGATGGCATTCATGATCGATTACTGCACTTTGTAACAGCGCTCGATGGTGCGTATTACTTTGCGCCGAGTGAAGAGTTGTTGGAAGAAGTTTTGTAA
- a CDS encoding LysE family transporter produces the protein MSYQMWFAYMLACWVISISPGAGAIASMSSGLNYGFKRGYWNAIGLQLALVVQIGIVAAGAGVLLATSPWAFLAIKWFGVIYLLYLAYLQWKAPVQTIEIAVDAKQKSIAKLVMYGFLVNMSNPKAIVFLLAVLPQFLDLSQPQWPQYLIMGITMITIDLIVMAGYTSLAAKVLRLLKSPKQQKYLNRTFAVLFAGAASLLSLVHQ, from the coding sequence ATGTCCTACCAAATGTGGTTTGCCTACATGCTTGCATGCTGGGTGATTAGTATCTCTCCGGGTGCAGGTGCCATTGCATCGATGTCTAGCGGTCTCAACTATGGTTTTAAACGTGGCTATTGGAATGCCATCGGTTTACAACTGGCACTGGTGGTTCAGATTGGTATTGTCGCAGCAGGGGCAGGGGTGTTACTTGCAACTTCACCTTGGGCATTTTTAGCCATAAAATGGTTTGGTGTGATTTACCTATTATATTTGGCTTATTTACAGTGGAAAGCGCCTGTTCAAACCATTGAAATTGCAGTCGATGCCAAACAAAAGTCCATTGCTAAACTGGTCATGTACGGCTTTTTGGTCAATATGAGTAATCCCAAGGCAATTGTCTTTTTATTAGCCGTATTACCACAATTTCTAGATTTGTCTCAACCGCAGTGGCCGCAGTATCTGATTATGGGTATTACCATGATCACGATTGATTTGATCGTGATGGCGGGCTACACCAGCTTAGCGGCTAAAGTTTTAAGATTGTTAAAATCGCCCAAACAGCAAAAATATCTCAATCGCACTTTTGCCGTGTTATTCGCAGGCGCAGCCAGTTTACTCAGTTTGGTACATCAATAA
- a CDS encoding LysE family translocator: MNYFEFYLYVISVIIMIATPGPVMILVASAGLKGGYRKAFATILGTNLASLILIALSILILKGMLSVNESLFLMIKVLGCLYIGYLGFDILKELRFSKEQNIQALKPMEGGLQKGFLVGISNPKDIIFFSSFFPQFIGIHPDMNTSLMILVVAWIILDFLTLSAVYLGFNQLAKSRHYSKVLGLCGVILVVIASYGLYVSIRAY, encoded by the coding sequence ATGAATTATTTTGAATTTTATCTTTATGTGATCAGTGTAATTATCATGATTGCAACCCCAGGTCCGGTTATGATTTTGGTTGCAAGTGCGGGCTTAAAAGGGGGGTATCGGAAGGCTTTCGCCACCATATTGGGGACAAATTTAGCCTCACTCATTCTGATTGCCTTATCGATTCTAATTTTAAAAGGCATGCTCAGCGTTAATGAAAGCTTATTTCTGATGATTAAAGTTTTAGGCTGTCTATACATTGGTTATTTAGGCTTTGATATTCTAAAAGAGCTTCGCTTCTCAAAAGAACAAAATATACAAGCCTTAAAGCCAATGGAGGGTGGGCTTCAAAAAGGTTTCTTGGTGGGAATTTCGAATCCCAAAGATATCATTTTCTTTTCTTCATTTTTTCCGCAATTTATCGGGATTCATCCTGACATGAATACCAGCCTGATGATCTTGGTGGTGGCATGGATTATTCTCGATTTTCTAACCTTATCAGCGGTGTATTTAGGCTTTAACCAACTCGCTAAAAGTCGGCATTATTCCAAGGTTTTAGGGCTGTGTGGGGTGATTCTGGTGGTGATAGCCAGTTATGGCTTATACGTATCTATACGGGCTTACTAA
- the znuB gene encoding zinc ABC transporter permease subunit ZnuB, translating to MMEWLQLLLPAWTMGTLLVFLTAPLGCLMLWRRMSFFADTMAHGTLLGVAIAGVLTLPLWLGVTFTALLLVAVLWVLHDPRLPNDALLALCSATLLCSGLLLIQHLPSLRPELMSYLFGDLLTISWSDLPVFALVIIAALSVLHYNWKAQIHIAIDPDMAVSEGVNAKWQRLIFMLLLALFTVLALRAVGSLLMGALLVIPALTARLLAHSPKHMVMWAFIIAQVAVTVGLWSSAGLDISTGLSIVLTMSILFALIFIVQKIKKMA from the coding sequence ATGATGGAATGGTTACAACTCCTCTTACCTGCATGGACCATGGGCACGCTCTTGGTGTTTTTGACCGCCCCACTCGGTTGTCTGATGCTGTGGCGAAGAATGTCCTTTTTTGCAGACACCATGGCGCACGGTACATTACTCGGTGTTGCCATTGCAGGGGTGCTTACCCTCCCCCTCTGGCTAGGTGTGACGTTTACGGCACTCCTTCTGGTGGCTGTGCTGTGGGTGTTACATGATCCACGTTTACCGAATGATGCACTTTTGGCACTGTGCTCAGCGACTTTACTCTGTTCAGGTCTACTGCTGATTCAGCATTTACCGAGCTTAAGACCTGAATTAATGAGCTATTTATTTGGTGATCTTTTGACCATTTCATGGTCGGATTTACCAGTATTTGCTTTGGTGATTATTGCTGCGCTGAGCGTGCTGCATTACAACTGGAAGGCACAAATTCACATCGCAATTGATCCCGATATGGCGGTCAGTGAAGGTGTTAATGCCAAATGGCAGCGTCTGATTTTTATGTTATTGCTCGCACTGTTTACCGTGTTGGCACTGCGTGCTGTCGGTTCTTTGCTGATGGGTGCCTTATTGGTGATTCCCGCTTTAACTGCACGTTTGCTTGCACACTCACCTAAACACATGGTGATGTGGGCATTTATCATTGCACAAGTGGCTGTAACGGTTGGCCTATGGTCGAGCGCAGGGCTAGATATTTCAACAGGTTTAAGCATTGTGCTGACCATGTCGATTTTATTTGCATTGATTTTTATTGTGCAAAAGATCAAGAAAATGGCATGA
- the znuC gene encoding zinc ABC transporter ATP-binding protein ZnuC codes for MSAVFEVASAPALIQLQQINVRIDDRDILKNIDFSIQEKEIITLIGPNGAGKSTLIKVLLGIVKPNSGKMHSHKNLTLAYVPQKFNPSHSLPLRVKDLLELEQCDARIKAEIIRDTGIINLQDAKVQQLSGGERQRVLLARALLRQPDLLVLDEPMQGLDIQSEAELYAYVRSLPDRYGCSILIVSHDLQWVMQGTQRVICLNKHICCSGLPDSIQQHPEYQAIFGTQRVFYHHHHDHCGHGDSATPCEHDPRPHIHPEPEA; via the coding sequence ATGTCAGCAGTGTTCGAAGTAGCCTCAGCGCCTGCATTAATTCAACTACAACAGATTAATGTTCGAATTGATGACCGTGACATTCTGAAAAACATCGATTTTTCTATTCAAGAAAAAGAAATTATCACGCTGATTGGTCCCAATGGCGCAGGTAAATCCACCCTAATTAAAGTGCTTTTAGGCATTGTTAAACCCAATTCAGGCAAAATGCATAGCCATAAAAATCTAACCTTGGCTTATGTACCGCAAAAATTTAATCCTTCGCACAGTCTGCCTTTACGTGTGAAAGATTTACTCGAACTTGAACAATGTGACGCCCGCATTAAAGCCGAAATTATCCGTGATACGGGCATTATCAACTTACAAGATGCGAAAGTTCAACAACTCTCTGGCGGTGAACGTCAGCGTGTGCTTTTAGCACGTGCGCTGTTACGTCAACCTGATCTTTTGGTGCTCGATGAACCGATGCAAGGACTCGACATTCAATCTGAAGCTGAGCTTTATGCTTATGTACGTAGCCTACCCGATCGTTACGGCTGTTCGATTTTAATTGTTTCTCATGATCTGCAATGGGTCATGCAAGGCACGCAGCGTGTCATTTGTCTAAACAAACATATTTGTTGTAGCGGGCTGCCTGATTCAATTCAGCAACATCCAGAGTATCAAGCCATTTTCGGTACACAGCGCGTATTTTATCACCATCATCATGACCACTGCGGCCATGGTGACAGTGCCACGCCTTGCGAGCATGATCCTCGTCCGCATATTCACCCAGAGCCGGAAGCTTAA
- a CDS encoding transcriptional repressor, which yields MSLCSHAHHDTLHGVHDHPNVDARLEEAENICSASGARLTPLRKEVLALILNASGPVGAYDLLANLKGNSVRPAAPPTVYRTLDFLLEKGFIHRLTSINAYIPCCHPRAGHQAAFLICTECNTVKEASALGLIQQLDQLATSDQFKAHHSIIEISGLCQQCSK from the coding sequence ATGAGTTTATGTTCTCATGCACATCATGATACTTTACACGGCGTGCATGACCACCCGAATGTCGATGCTCGCCTTGAAGAAGCTGAAAACATTTGTTCAGCTTCGGGTGCTCGCTTGACGCCGCTGCGTAAAGAAGTCTTAGCACTGATTTTAAATGCCTCAGGTCCTGTTGGCGCTTATGATCTTTTGGCAAACCTTAAAGGTAACTCGGTGCGCCCTGCTGCTCCTCCGACGGTCTATCGCACTTTAGACTTCTTATTGGAAAAAGGCTTTATTCATCGACTCACCTCAATTAATGCCTATATTCCCTGCTGTCACCCGCGCGCGGGCCACCAAGCTGCTTTTTTGATTTGTACCGAATGTAATACGGTGAAAGAAGCTTCTGCATTGGGTTTGATTCAACAGCTGGATCAGTTGGCCACCTCAGACCAGTTTAAAGCGCATCACAGCATTATTGAGATTTCAGGATTATGTCAGCAGTGTTCGAAGTAG
- a CDS encoding metal ABC transporter solute-binding protein, Zn/Mn family produces the protein MLRLIAFCLLSLFAMTSFAQAPLVVSTHPIYLIAKEITKGVEEPKLLLENQTGHDVHLTPAHRKLIQDASLVIWLGKAHEAPLDSVLSKNKQAIALLNAGIVQTLPLRNNRGVAIKDTLDTHVWLEPNNAVRIGFFIAALRSQQHPEHKTAYQNNAKRFAREMLVASQQIKMNGGNKPYWSLHDAYQYLERPLNIKFAGSLTEDPHMAPTVAQIKYLNDTRPLKTMCLLAESTANPSQYRKLGSVNFQAVDESFSKQQKFVVAWQSLAKVVRSCVQKG, from the coding sequence ATGTTGCGCTTAATCGCTTTTTGCCTATTGTCATTGTTTGCAATGACCAGTTTTGCTCAAGCACCTCTAGTGGTTTCTACTCATCCTATTTATTTGATTGCCAAAGAAATTACCAAAGGGGTGGAGGAGCCAAAACTGTTGCTGGAAAATCAAACGGGACATGATGTTCATTTAACGCCCGCACATCGTAAGTTGATTCAAGATGCTTCACTGGTCATCTGGTTGGGTAAAGCACATGAGGCCCCTTTAGATAGCGTTTTAAGCAAAAACAAGCAGGCGATTGCGCTGTTAAATGCAGGCATTGTGCAAACTTTACCGCTACGTAATAACCGTGGTGTTGCGATCAAAGATACCCTTGATACGCATGTTTGGTTAGAGCCTAATAATGCAGTGCGGATTGGATTTTTCATTGCAGCACTTCGCTCACAGCAGCATCCTGAGCATAAAACTGCGTATCAGAACAACGCCAAACGCTTTGCGCGTGAAATGCTGGTCGCATCGCAGCAAATCAAAATGAATGGCGGAAATAAACCATATTGGTCATTGCATGATGCTTATCAGTACTTAGAGCGCCCATTGAATATCAAGTTTGCAGGCTCACTGACAGAAGATCCGCATATGGCGCCGACGGTGGCTCAAATTAAGTATTTGAATGACACTCGTCCACTCAAAACCATGTGCCTTTTGGCAGAGTCAACGGCAAACCCAAGTCAATATCGCAAGCTAGGAAGCGTAAATTTTCAAGCAGTGGATGAGAGTTTTTCTAAGCAGCAGAAGTTTGTCGTGGCATGGCAGTCTTTGGCCAAGGTGGTGAGATCTTGCGTACAAAAAGGTTAA
- a CDS encoding ATP synthase subunit I encodes MGRTSRLIDRRLAKALVILQACMIPVSALIAWVLKDSTAALSAALGALVCWLASCYFSWQSFRAAGARASKQVLSNMYRGLLGKFAIVIVGFVLILINVKPLSAGALFCGFILVQTMTWVAPFWASRLSK; translated from the coding sequence ATGGGCCGAACTAGTCGCTTGATTGACCGACGATTAGCGAAAGCTTTAGTCATCTTGCAAGCATGTATGATACCTGTTTCAGCCTTGATAGCGTGGGTCTTGAAAGACTCGACTGCGGCTCTCAGTGCAGCATTAGGTGCACTTGTATGTTGGCTTGCCAGTTGTTATTTTTCATGGCAGTCGTTCCGAGCTGCAGGTGCAAGAGCTTCGAAACAGGTTCTTTCGAATATGTATCGGGGTTTGCTCGGTAAGTTTGCAATAGTGATTGTTGGATTCGTTTTGATTTTAATCAATGTTAAACCGTTGTCAGCGGGGGCATTGTTTTGTGGTTTTATACTCGTTCAGACCATGACGTGGGTCGCTCCTTTTTGGGCGTCACGCCTATCAAAATGA
- the atpB gene encoding F0F1 ATP synthase subunit A: MAADEHTLTSSEYIQHHLTNMTYGKMPDGSWKLAETAEEAKEMGFTAIHLDSMGWSIGLGVIFCLLFWCVAKAANSGIPTKLQAAIEMIIEFVDSSVRDTFHGKSRLIAPLALTIFVWIFLMNLMDLIPVDFIPYTAQLIGAHVFGMDPHHVYFKIVPTTDPNVTLGMALSVFALTIFYSIREKGLVGFGAEFALNPFNPSNPFLKALLIPVNILLELVTFIARPISLALRLFGNMYAGELIFILIALLPFWIQWALSVPWAIFHILIITLQAFIFMMLTIVYMSMASEKH; this comes from the coding sequence ATGGCTGCTGACGAACATACCCTTACCTCGTCTGAGTATATTCAGCATCACTTAACGAACATGACCTACGGCAAAATGCCAGATGGTTCGTGGAAGTTAGCTGAGACTGCTGAAGAAGCGAAAGAGATGGGGTTCACTGCTATACACTTGGATTCGATGGGTTGGTCAATCGGCCTTGGTGTTATTTTCTGTTTGCTGTTCTGGTGCGTAGCGAAAGCTGCGAACTCTGGTATTCCTACCAAACTCCAGGCTGCAATTGAAATGATCATCGAGTTTGTTGACTCAAGTGTCCGCGACACATTCCATGGCAAATCACGCTTAATTGCACCACTTGCATTAACCATTTTCGTGTGGATTTTCCTCATGAACTTAATGGATTTAATCCCAGTTGACTTTATCCCGTATACAGCTCAATTGATCGGTGCACACGTATTTGGTATGGATCCTCACCATGTCTACTTTAAAATTGTTCCAACGACTGATCCAAACGTTACTTTAGGTATGGCGTTATCAGTATTTGCGTTGACTATTTTCTATAGTATTCGTGAGAAAGGGCTTGTCGGATTCGGTGCAGAATTTGCACTTAACCCATTTAACCCAAGTAACCCATTTTTAAAAGCTCTACTCATTCCTGTGAATATTTTACTTGAATTGGTAACTTTTATCGCGCGTCCAATTTCATTGGCACTGCGACTGTTCGGTAACATGTATGCAGGTGAGTTAATCTTCATCCTCATCGCACTATTACCGTTCTGGATTCAATGGGCATTGTCTGTGCCGTGGGCTATTTTCCATATTCTTATTATTACCTTACAAGCGTTCATTTTCATGATGCTGACTATCGTATATATGAGTATGGCTAGCGAAAAGCATTAA
- the atpE gene encoding F0F1 ATP synthase subunit C, with protein sequence MDLVVGLSAVAAALLIAFGALGTAIGFGLLGGRFLEAVARQPELAPQLQTRMFLIAGLLDAVPMIGVGIGLFIIFANPFTTLLASLV encoded by the coding sequence ATGGATTTAGTAGTTGGCTTATCTGCTGTTGCAGCTGCTCTTTTAATCGCGTTTGGTGCTTTAGGTACTGCGATCGGTTTTGGTCTTTTAGGTGGTCGTTTCCTTGAAGCTGTTGCTCGTCAACCAGAATTGGCTCCACAACTTCAAACTCGTATGTTCTTAATCGCAGGTCTTCTTGATGCTGTGCCTATGATTGGTGTTGGTATTGGCTTATTCATCATCTTTGCTAACCCGTTTACAACTTTGTTAGCTAGCTTGGTTTAA
- a CDS encoding F0F1 ATP synthase subunit B, whose product MNINLTLFGQAIAFAMFVAFCMKFVWPPLINAISERQRRIADGLNAAEKAKADLADAQSQVKQEIDAAKVQAAQLIEQANRRAAQLVEEARTQASAEGERIRQQAKEAVDTDINTAREELRQQVAALAVAGAEKILNQQVDEAAHNAMLTQLAAKL is encoded by the coding sequence ATGAATATCAACCTCACATTGTTTGGCCAAGCGATTGCATTTGCGATGTTTGTCGCATTTTGCATGAAGTTTGTATGGCCACCACTAATCAACGCGATTAGTGAACGTCAGCGTCGTATTGCTGATGGCTTAAATGCAGCTGAAAAAGCAAAAGCAGATCTTGCTGATGCTCAGTCGCAAGTTAAGCAAGAAATTGATGCAGCTAAAGTACAAGCAGCTCAATTGATCGAACAAGCGAATCGTCGTGCAGCACAATTGGTTGAAGAAGCTCGTACTCAAGCATCTGCTGAAGGTGAGCGTATTCGTCAACAAGCGAAAGAAGCTGTTGATACCGATATCAATACTGCTCGCGAAGAATTACGTCAACAAGTTGCAGCGCTTGCTGTTGCTGGTGCAGAGAAAATTCTGAACCAACAAGTTGATGAAGCAGCTCACAATGCCATGCTTACTCAGCTGGCTGCTAAACTTTAA
- a CDS encoding F0F1 ATP synthase subunit delta — MAEFLTLARPYAKAAFAFASEQGATDNWSNVLQVLSAAVQDEAFSAYLSRPELTPVEQVSLFAKVLGEDQTANVSNFLTLLAENDRLTLLPEIETEYELLKSQNNNVVDVVIESALPMTSVQEQLLTHALEKRFNAKVAVTVEVKPELIAGVVIRAGDQVIDDSALNKLEKMRTRLLA, encoded by the coding sequence ATGGCTGAATTCTTGACGTTAGCACGCCCGTATGCCAAAGCAGCATTTGCTTTCGCTTCTGAGCAAGGTGCAACTGACAATTGGTCTAATGTGTTACAAGTGCTTAGTGCTGCGGTGCAAGATGAAGCATTTTCCGCTTACTTGAGTCGCCCTGAGCTTACTCCTGTTGAGCAGGTGAGTCTTTTTGCTAAAGTTTTAGGTGAAGATCAAACTGCAAACGTGTCAAACTTTTTGACATTGCTTGCTGAAAATGATCGTTTAACGCTTTTACCTGAAATTGAAACAGAGTACGAACTGCTTAAATCACAAAATAACAACGTTGTTGATGTAGTGATTGAATCTGCATTGCCAATGACTTCTGTTCAAGAGCAACTACTGACTCATGCATTAGAAAAACGTTTCAATGCAAAAGTAGCTGTGACTGTTGAAGTTAAACCAGAGCTTATTGCTGGTGTAGTTATTCGTGCAGGCGACCAAGTGATAGATGATTCTGCGCTTAACAAGCTTGAAAAAATGCGGACTCGTCTTCTTGCGTAA
- the atpA gene encoding F0F1 ATP synthase subunit alpha — protein MQQLNPSEISALIKQRIGDLDTSATAKNEGTIVMVSDGIVRIHGLADAMYGEMIEFDGGLFGMALNLEQDSVGVVVLGNYLSLQEGQKARCTGRVLEVPVGPELLGRVVDALGNPIDGKGPIDAKLTDAVEKVAPGVIWRQSVDQPVQTGYKSVDTMIPVGRGQRELIIGDRQTGKTAMAIDAIIAQKHSGIKCVYVAIGQKQSTIANVVRKLEETGAMAYTTVVAAGASDPAAMLYLAPYSGCTMGEYYRDRGEDALIIYDDLSKQAVAYRQISLLLRRPPGREAYPGDVFYLHSRLLERASRVSVDYVEKFTNGEVKGQTGSLTALPIIETQAGDVSAFVPTNVISITDGQIFLETSLFNAGIRPAVNAGISVSRVGGSAQTKIIKKLSGGIRTALAQYRELAAFAQFASDLDEATRKQLEHGQRVTELMKQKQYAPYSIADQAVSIYASNEGYMTDVDVKKIVDFDAALISYFRSEHTALMQEIDNTGNYSKEIEAAIKAGIESFKATQTY, from the coding sequence ATGCAACAACTGAATCCATCCGAGATCAGTGCGCTCATTAAACAGCGTATCGGCGATCTGGACACCAGCGCGACCGCTAAGAACGAAGGGACCATTGTTATGGTTTCCGACGGTATTGTGCGTATTCACGGTCTTGCTGATGCAATGTACGGTGAGATGATCGAATTCGACGGCGGCCTTTTTGGTATGGCACTGAACCTAGAACAGGATTCAGTGGGCGTCGTTGTTTTAGGTAACTACTTAAGCCTTCAAGAAGGTCAAAAAGCGCGTTGCACAGGTCGTGTATTAGAAGTTCCAGTTGGTCCTGAACTTCTTGGCCGTGTGGTAGATGCTTTGGGTAACCCAATTGATGGTAAAGGCCCAATTGATGCAAAACTCACTGATGCTGTTGAAAAAGTAGCACCAGGCGTAATTTGGCGTCAATCAGTGGATCAACCTGTACAAACTGGTTATAAATCAGTAGATACAATGATCCCAGTCGGCCGTGGTCAGCGTGAGTTGATCATTGGTGACCGTCAAACTGGTAAAACAGCAATGGCGATCGATGCGATCATCGCTCAGAAGCACTCTGGCATCAAATGTGTATACGTAGCCATTGGTCAAAAACAATCGACCATCGCTAACGTTGTACGCAAGTTAGAAGAAACTGGCGCTATGGCGTATACCACTGTTGTCGCAGCAGGTGCATCAGATCCAGCAGCAATGCTGTATTTGGCTCCGTACTCTGGCTGTACAATGGGCGAATACTACCGTGACCGTGGTGAAGATGCGCTTATCATTTATGATGACTTGTCTAAGCAAGCTGTTGCGTATCGTCAAATTTCATTGCTTTTACGCCGTCCACCAGGTCGTGAAGCATACCCAGGTGACGTATTCTATCTTCACTCGCGTCTACTTGAGCGCGCTTCTCGCGTGTCTGTTGACTACGTTGAGAAATTCACTAACGGTGAAGTTAAAGGCCAAACAGGTTCATTAACTGCATTGCCGATTATTGAAACTCAAGCGGGTGACGTATCTGCATTCGTACCGACTAACGTAATTTCGATTACTGATGGTCAGATCTTCCTTGAAACATCATTGTTCAACGCAGGTATTCGTCCTGCTGTGAACGCGGGTATCTCTGTATCTCGTGTTGGTGGTTCTGCTCAAACGAAGATCATCAAAAAATTGTCTGGTGGTATCCGTACCGCTTTGGCGCAATACCGTGAATTGGCAGCATTTGCTCAGTTTGCTTCTGATCTTGACGAAGCAACACGTAAGCAACTTGAACATGGTCAACGTGTAACTGAACTTATGAAGCAAAAACAATATGCTCCATATTCAATTGCTGACCAAGCTGTTTCAATTTATGCATCTAACGAAGGTTATATGACTGACGTTGACGTGAAGAAAATCGTAGACTTTGATGCTGCGCTTATTTCTTACTTCCGTTCAGAACATACTGCGTTAATGCAAGAAATCGATAACACAGGCAACTACAGCAAAGAAATCGAAGCGGCAATCAAAGCAGGTATTGAAAGCTTTAAAGCGACTCAAACTTACTAA
- the atpG gene encoding F0F1 ATP synthase subunit gamma: protein MANLKEIRAKVASIKSTQKITRAMQMVAASKMRRAQERMAQGRPYAENMHRVIAHLVQANPEYKHRYMVERPVKRVGYIIVSSDRGLAGGLNINLFKKVVKHVQQQQEQSIEVQFALIGQKAVSFFKNYGGKVLGATTNVGDTPSLEQLSGSVQVMLDAYDKGELDRIYLVSNGFVNAMTQNQKIEQLVPLAAAEEDEGLNRQYGWDYIYEPEAEQLLNGLLVRYIESVVYQGVIENIACEQSARMVAMKAATDNAGDIIKSLQLIYNKLRQAAITQEISEIVGGAAAV, encoded by the coding sequence ATGGCAAATTTAAAAGAAATTCGCGCCAAAGTAGCTAGTATCAAAAGCACGCAGAAGATTACTCGCGCGATGCAGATGGTAGCAGCTTCTAAGATGCGTCGTGCGCAAGAGCGCATGGCTCAGGGCCGTCCGTATGCCGAAAATATGCACCGTGTAATTGCTCACTTAGTACAAGCGAACCCTGAATACAAACATCGTTATATGGTTGAACGCCCTGTAAAACGCGTTGGCTATATCATTGTTTCTTCAGATCGTGGTTTGGCAGGCGGCTTGAACATTAACTTGTTCAAGAAAGTGGTTAAGCATGTACAACAGCAACAAGAGCAGTCAATTGAAGTTCAATTTGCTTTGATTGGTCAAAAAGCGGTTTCGTTTTTTAAAAACTACGGCGGTAAAGTTCTTGGTGCAACGACAAATGTCGGTGATACACCAAGTCTTGAACAGTTATCTGGTTCTGTACAGGTGATGTTGGATGCGTATGATAAAGGCGAGTTAGATCGTATTTATCTTGTGTCAAACGGCTTTGTCAATGCCATGACTCAAAACCAAAAAATCGAACAACTCGTTCCTTTGGCTGCTGCTGAAGAAGACGAGGGTCTAAACCGTCAATACGGTTGGGACTACATCTATGAGCCTGAAGCTGAACAGCTTCTCAATGGCTTATTGGTTCGATATATTGAGTCTGTGGTGTATCAAGGTGTGATTGAAAACATCGCATGTGAACAGTCTGCGCGTATGGTTGCAATGAAAGCTGCAACAGACAACGCAGGCGACATCATTAAGAGCCTACAACTTATTTATAACAAGCTGCGTCAAGCCGCGATTACTCAGGAAATTTCTGAGATCGTTGGTGGTGCCGCTGCCGTTTAA